One stretch of Serinicoccus hydrothermalis DNA includes these proteins:
- a CDS encoding ribonucleotide-diphosphate reductase subunit beta, with amino-acid sequence MTDTLDTTTTGNGILGTGIREGLLLKPVTYPWAMELYDQAVANTWFPNEVQLGEDLGDFERMSEDERHALTFLMSYFNPNELLVNKALAFGVYPYVNAAECHLYLAKQMWEEANHCMSFEYVLETFPIDREAAYNSHVEVASMAAKEEFEVRFIKRMTEQTLDISTTEGKQDFVRNLVAYNVILEGIWFYSGFMVALSFRQRNLLRNFGSLIDWIVRDESLHLKFGINLILTVLEENPDVATPEFADEIRGMILHAVEMEEAYNRDMLPHGILGLNADYINTYVRYLADRRLEELGFEPEYGVANPAKWMAAANDTLQLVNFFESINTSYEVNTRADS; translated from the coding sequence ATGACCGACACCCTCGACACGACCACCACCGGCAACGGCATCCTTGGCACCGGCATCCGCGAGGGCCTGCTGCTCAAGCCCGTCACCTACCCGTGGGCCATGGAGCTCTACGACCAGGCCGTCGCCAACACCTGGTTCCCCAACGAGGTGCAGCTGGGCGAGGACCTCGGCGACTTCGAGCGGATGAGCGAGGACGAGCGGCACGCGCTCACCTTCCTCATGAGCTACTTCAACCCCAACGAGCTGCTGGTCAACAAGGCGCTGGCCTTCGGCGTCTACCCCTACGTCAACGCGGCCGAGTGCCACCTCTACCTCGCCAAGCAGATGTGGGAGGAGGCCAACCACTGCATGAGCTTCGAGTACGTGCTGGAGACCTTCCCCATCGACCGGGAGGCGGCATACAACTCGCACGTCGAGGTGGCGTCCATGGCGGCGAAGGAGGAGTTCGAGGTTCGCTTCATCAAGCGGATGACCGAGCAGACGCTGGACATCTCCACGACCGAGGGCAAGCAGGACTTCGTCCGCAACCTGGTCGCCTACAACGTCATCCTCGAGGGCATCTGGTTCTACTCCGGCTTCATGGTGGCGCTGAGCTTCCGGCAGCGCAACCTGCTGCGCAACTTCGGGTCCCTCATCGACTGGATCGTCCGCGACGAGAGCCTGCACCTGAAGTTCGGCATCAACCTCATCCTCACCGTGCTCGAGGAGAACCCGGACGTCGCGACGCCGGAGTTCGCCGACGAGATCCGCGGGATGATCCTGCACGCGGTGGAGATGGAGGAGGCCTACAACCGGGACATGCTGCCCCACGGCATCCTCGGGCTCAACGCCGACTACATCAACACCTACGTCCGCTACCTCGCGGACCGGCGGCTGGAGGAGCTGGGCTTCGAGCCGGAGTACGGCGTCGCCAACCCGGCCAAGTGGATGGCCGCGGCCAACGACACCCTGCAGCTGGTCAACTTCTTCGAGTCGATCAACACCTCCTACGAGGTCAACACCCGCGCCGACTCCTGA
- a CDS encoding DUF6541 family protein has product MSEGVGWAAVAPGILALAALWVLPGYAVLRALGARGLLALGAAPAVTTGLAGVLAIGYALLGVPWRLLTFGLGALLAVVAAGLVGAALGTIRDPRGVTVAGERALRPSERGWLALTWSLGGGTLAATMMTGMGRADQPPQAWDAVFHLNSLWFVRESGDASSLGGLSPMYADQAAPFYPAVWHSLVAIAPGFAGVTEAANASSVVLGSVVWIAGLVALARVVWPARALPTVLVPVLAATFVTFPAIAVSMLAVWPFALSTACLPGTIALLIASLRGVLTWRMHLSLALGLAWAVAGVVLAHASGLFSLALLALPLLSVLLARQLRRQFRLGRRAAAIGVGVGGAVGVLAVAAFLLTFPPVLAIMDYQRGGQDSYLPGLGSLAIDHPLVYVYKITSVNLVVTLLVWLGIALTLRWRHARWLVVSLVAAVVLTLLAAGPPEQPLRVLAGFWYTQASRINQLVLVPAIMLAAGAGGWLCGRLTRVLQVRVEWVAAGFVLALVVLTSGLRWTSQVQVMASTYTTYPIAWGTMLEPEEIAMIDRAADTLPDDAVVLGEPVAGSPYLLHRAGVDVVFPQLSPIPDSPARAVLEDRFDQWATDPTVCEAVRELGVTHVYADSLSYYDELNAKYEAGTQGLYLLDPAGGKGSGGDAGADAWTLVDEGGHASLWEFTGCS; this is encoded by the coding sequence ATGAGCGAGGGCGTCGGCTGGGCGGCCGTGGCGCCCGGGATCCTCGCCCTGGCGGCCCTCTGGGTCCTCCCGGGGTATGCCGTGCTGCGCGCCCTGGGTGCCCGCGGCCTGCTGGCGCTCGGCGCCGCCCCGGCGGTGACCACCGGGCTCGCCGGGGTGCTCGCCATCGGCTACGCCCTGCTCGGGGTGCCGTGGCGGCTGCTGACCTTCGGCCTGGGCGCCCTGCTCGCCGTCGTCGCCGCCGGCCTCGTCGGTGCCGCCCTCGGCACGATCCGTGACCCGAGGGGCGTCACGGTCGCGGGGGAGCGCGCGCTGCGTCCCTCCGAGCGCGGCTGGCTCGCCCTCACCTGGTCGCTCGGCGGTGGGACCCTGGCCGCGACGATGATGACTGGCATGGGGCGCGCGGACCAGCCGCCCCAGGCGTGGGACGCCGTCTTCCACCTCAACTCGCTGTGGTTCGTGCGGGAGAGCGGCGACGCCAGCTCGCTCGGCGGTCTCTCCCCGATGTATGCCGACCAGGCCGCACCCTTCTACCCCGCCGTGTGGCACTCGCTCGTCGCCATCGCGCCGGGCTTCGCGGGCGTCACCGAGGCCGCCAACGCCTCTTCGGTGGTGCTCGGCTCCGTGGTCTGGATCGCCGGCCTGGTGGCGCTCGCCCGGGTGGTCTGGCCGGCCCGGGCCCTGCCGACCGTCCTGGTCCCCGTGCTCGCCGCGACCTTCGTGACCTTCCCGGCGATCGCCGTCTCCATGCTCGCGGTGTGGCCGTTCGCGCTGTCCACCGCCTGCCTGCCGGGCACCATCGCGCTGCTCATCGCCAGCCTGCGGGGCGTCCTGACCTGGCGGATGCACCTCTCGCTCGCGTTGGGCCTGGCCTGGGCGGTGGCCGGGGTGGTGCTCGCGCACGCCTCCGGCCTCTTCTCCCTCGCGCTGCTGGCGCTGCCGCTGCTCAGCGTGCTGCTCGCGCGCCAGCTGCGGCGGCAGTTCCGCCTGGGCCGCCGGGCCGCCGCGATCGGCGTGGGCGTCGGCGGCGCGGTCGGGGTGCTGGCCGTCGCCGCCTTCCTGCTCACCTTCCCCCCGGTCCTCGCGATCATGGACTACCAGCGCGGCGGTCAGGACAGCTACCTGCCGGGCCTGGGCTCCCTGGCGATCGACCACCCGCTCGTCTACGTCTACAAGATCACCTCGGTCAACCTCGTCGTCACGCTGCTCGTCTGGTTGGGGATCGCGCTCACGCTGCGGTGGCGGCACGCCCGCTGGCTGGTCGTCTCCCTCGTCGCCGCCGTGGTCCTCACGCTCCTGGCGGCCGGACCGCCGGAGCAGCCGCTGCGCGTGCTGGCCGGCTTCTGGTACACGCAGGCCTCCCGGATCAACCAGCTCGTGCTCGTCCCCGCGATCATGCTCGCGGCCGGCGCCGGCGGGTGGCTCTGCGGCCGGCTGACGCGGGTCCTGCAGGTGCGGGTGGAGTGGGTCGCCGCCGGGTTCGTGCTGGCCCTCGTCGTCCTCACCTCGGGGCTGCGATGGACCAGCCAGGTCCAGGTCATGGCCTCGACCTACACGACCTACCCCATCGCCTGGGGCACGATGCTGGAGCCGGAGGAGATCGCGATGATCGACCGGGCCGCCGACACCCTGCCCGACGACGCCGTCGTCCTCGGCGAACCGGTCGCGGGCTCGCCCTACCTGCTGCACCGCGCGGGGGTCGACGTCGTCTTCCCCCAGCTCAGCCCCATCCCGGACAGCCCCGCGCGGGCGGTCCTCGAGGACCGCTTCGACCAGTGGGCGACCGACCCGACCGTCTGCGAGGCGGTGCGCGAGCTCGGTGTCACGCACGTGTATGCCGACTCGCTCAGCTACTACGACGAGCTCAACGCGAAGTACGAGGCCGGCACGCAGGGCCTCTACCTGCTGGACCCGGCGGGCGGGAAGGGCAGCGGCGGCGACGCCGGGGCGGACGCCTGGACGCTGGTCGACGAGGGCGGGCACGCCTCCCTCTGGGAGTTCACCGGCTGCTCGTGA
- a CDS encoding nucleotide sugar dehydrogenase, protein MKIAVVAMGKIGLPLAVQFADADPSHEVVGIDVNAQTVATINEGHEPFPGEAHLADKLAELVPAGRLRATTDYAEGVPGADAVIVVVPLFVDEVTGAPDFGWMDAATQSLAQHLTPGTLVSYETTLPVGTTRGRWKPMIEEISGLREGGDHGFHLVFSPERVLTGRVLADLRRYPKLVGGLTVEGTRRAVAYYEAVLDFDRRDDLPRPNGVWDMGSAEAAEMAKLAETTYRDVNIGLANQFARFADSVGIDVHRVIAACNSQPYSHIHQPGIAVGGHCIPVYPRLYLSTDAEATVVRTAREANAAMPEYAVARAESLLGRLEGLRVLVLGASYRGRVKETAFSGVFATVEALRTRGAQVLVHDPMYTAQELSAYGWEPYAWAPGEPGEPVDVAIVQADHPEYATLSAADLPGLRLLLDGRRVTDPDRFTGVPRLTIGGGEPVTA, encoded by the coding sequence ATGAAGATCGCCGTTGTCGCGATGGGCAAGATCGGGCTGCCGCTGGCGGTGCAGTTCGCCGACGCCGACCCCTCGCACGAGGTCGTCGGGATCGACGTCAACGCCCAGACGGTGGCGACGATCAACGAGGGCCACGAGCCCTTCCCGGGGGAGGCGCACCTCGCGGACAAGCTCGCCGAGCTGGTGCCGGCCGGCCGGCTCCGGGCGACGACGGACTACGCGGAGGGCGTCCCGGGCGCCGACGCGGTCATCGTGGTCGTGCCCCTCTTCGTCGACGAGGTCACCGGCGCCCCCGACTTCGGCTGGATGGACGCGGCGACCCAGAGCCTGGCCCAGCACCTCACCCCCGGCACGCTTGTCTCCTACGAGACCACCCTCCCGGTCGGCACGACGCGTGGCCGCTGGAAGCCCATGATCGAGGAGATCTCCGGGCTGCGCGAGGGGGGCGACCACGGCTTCCACCTCGTCTTCAGCCCCGAGCGCGTCCTCACCGGCCGCGTCCTCGCCGACCTGCGGCGCTACCCCAAGCTGGTCGGCGGCCTCACCGTGGAAGGCACGCGACGAGCCGTCGCGTACTACGAGGCGGTGCTCGACTTCGACCGGCGCGACGACCTCCCGCGGCCCAACGGCGTGTGGGACATGGGCAGCGCCGAGGCGGCCGAGATGGCCAAGCTCGCCGAGACGACCTACCGCGACGTCAACATCGGCCTGGCCAACCAGTTCGCCCGCTTCGCCGACAGCGTCGGCATCGACGTGCACCGGGTCATCGCGGCCTGCAACTCCCAGCCCTACAGCCACATCCACCAGCCCGGCATCGCGGTCGGCGGCCACTGCATCCCCGTCTACCCGCGGCTCTACCTCTCGACCGACGCCGAGGCCACCGTCGTGCGCACCGCACGCGAGGCCAACGCCGCCATGCCGGAGTATGCCGTCGCCCGGGCCGAGTCCCTGCTCGGCCGGCTCGAGGGCCTGCGCGTGCTCGTCCTCGGCGCGTCCTACCGCGGCCGGGTCAAGGAGACCGCCTTCTCCGGGGTCTTCGCCACCGTCGAGGCGCTGCGCACCCGCGGCGCGCAGGTGCTCGTGCACGACCCGATGTACACCGCGCAGGAGCTGTCCGCCTACGGCTGGGAGCCCTACGCCTGGGCCCCGGGCGAGCCCGGCGAGCCGGTCGACGTGGCGATCGTGCAGGCCGACCACCCCGAGTACGCCACCCTGTCCGCCGCCGACCTGCCCGGGCTGCGGCTGCTCCTCGACGGCCGCCGCGTCACCGACCCCGACCGCTTCACCGGGGTCCCCCGGCTGACCATCGGCGGGGGCGAGCCGGTCACCGCATGA
- a CDS encoding alpha/beta hydrolase, translating into MSDSTFVLSTPDGSQVHLTTWLPEGAPRAVVLVAHGMVEHAARYEHLARRLLDHGYAVYAPDHRGHGHTVSGRGERGLLGHMADQDGFASVVDDLLALTDRIEADLPGVPVVLLGHSMGSFLARAYAARYGDRLAALILSGTAGAPGVLANLGLGVASLEARLRGPRAPSHLMTTLTMGPYNARFRPNRTRSDWLSRDTAQVDAYEADPLSGATASAGFYRDLLTGLRWVSQRSVAAQMPKELPVHLVAGEVDPVGGEAGTEEVAALFRDVGMQDVTTRIWPGARHEVLQEVNRDEVETELLAWLDAHVPTSTP; encoded by the coding sequence ATGTCCGACAGCACCTTCGTCCTGTCCACCCCCGACGGCAGCCAGGTCCACCTCACCACGTGGCTGCCCGAGGGCGCGCCTCGCGCCGTCGTCCTCGTCGCGCACGGCATGGTCGAGCACGCCGCGCGCTACGAGCACCTCGCGCGGCGCCTCCTCGACCACGGGTATGCCGTCTACGCGCCCGACCACCGGGGGCACGGGCATACCGTCAGCGGGCGGGGCGAGCGCGGGCTGCTCGGGCACATGGCGGACCAGGACGGCTTCGCCTCGGTCGTCGACGACCTGCTGGCGCTCACCGACCGGATCGAGGCCGACCTGCCTGGCGTGCCCGTCGTGCTGCTGGGGCACAGCATGGGCTCGTTCCTGGCCCGCGCCTACGCCGCGCGCTACGGCGACCGGCTCGCGGCGCTGATCCTGTCCGGCACCGCCGGCGCCCCGGGGGTGCTGGCGAACCTCGGCCTCGGCGTCGCCTCGCTCGAGGCGCGACTGCGCGGGCCGCGGGCCCCGAGCCACCTCATGACGACGCTGACGATGGGGCCCTACAACGCGCGCTTCCGCCCCAACCGGACCCGCTCCGACTGGCTCTCACGGGACACGGCGCAGGTCGACGCCTACGAGGCCGACCCGCTGTCCGGCGCGACCGCCAGCGCGGGCTTCTACCGCGACCTACTCACCGGGCTGCGCTGGGTGAGCCAGCGCTCGGTCGCCGCGCAGATGCCGAAGGAGCTGCCGGTGCACCTCGTCGCGGGCGAGGTCGACCCCGTGGGCGGAGAGGCCGGGACCGAGGAGGTCGCCGCACTGTTCCGCGACGTGGGCATGCAGGACGTCACGACGCGGATCTGGCCCGGCGCCCGCCACGAGGTGCTGCAGGAGGTCAACCGCGACGAGGTCGAGACCGAGCTCCTCGCCTGGCTCGACGCCCACGTCCCCACCTCCACCCCCTGA
- a CDS encoding glycosyltransferase codes for MRVLVVTTWWPTSASPGTGVFVARDVAAIAGRHQVVVLHLVAPRLADRAGSRGPTTVELPVDVATGDPVPSVPVEQLVMDPRRPDHVARAARRVAQLQGRADLVHTMAVSALLPFAGRRPPQPWVHTEHWSGLAAPGTLSRTLRAARQVVRPLLARPDVVAVVGQGLAREVRRLRRGPVRVVPNIVPAPTEPAPRRDPDLPLSGRGALELVAVGGLIPRKDPVRAVLAAAELRRRGVEARLTWVGEGVLRDEVEREARAHAVPLRLTGSLPPGEVQAALEGADLLLLPTRAETFCLAAAEALASGRPVVVGDVEGPRDFVAPPTGALVPPGAPAGDWADAVERVWAAAAALAADDVARPLRERFGAEAYADRVDEVYALATTRAARTDRASRTDRAARTDRGGKVLPRRHGATAVAVGEKGGADPEVDVVIAVHSTERDVGRAVRSVLDGSPDLAVRVSVVAHNLPAGTVREQLGDQADDPRVRVLEVRDGIPSPSGPFNAGIDAATAPWVAIMGSDDALAPGALAGWLDAADGAAPDEPVVVLPRLELSGRRVPTPPSRVGPSARRGASRAQDLVRDRLSYRSAPLGLISRGALSLPGTRLHPGARVGEDLPMMTALYAQARVILATGAPAYLIHEDAPDRITGRPRPISEQLETADVLWDLPWMSRLTEQERRAVGTKVLRIQVFGAILGRPDPWWWTAQERAEMARVTRRVLVAAPGCAAPLSLADRDLLAAALDPGVPAPRLVELARARRRHGTPRTLLPSSWRHALDPEAPLRFMPASLRASRRPRP; via the coding sequence GTGCGGGTCCTGGTGGTGACGACGTGGTGGCCGACCTCGGCGTCACCTGGGACCGGTGTCTTCGTCGCCCGCGACGTGGCGGCGATCGCGGGCCGGCACCAGGTCGTCGTGCTGCACCTGGTCGCGCCTCGGCTGGCCGACCGGGCGGGGTCGCGGGGGCCCACCACCGTCGAGCTCCCCGTTGACGTCGCGACCGGGGACCCGGTGCCCTCGGTCCCGGTGGAGCAGCTCGTCATGGACCCGCGCCGACCCGACCACGTCGCCCGGGCCGCCCGGCGGGTCGCGCAGCTGCAGGGCCGGGCCGACCTGGTCCACACGATGGCGGTCTCGGCGCTGCTGCCGTTCGCCGGGCGTCGCCCGCCGCAGCCCTGGGTGCATACCGAGCACTGGTCCGGGCTCGCCGCGCCGGGCACGCTGTCGCGGACGCTGCGGGCGGCGCGGCAGGTGGTGCGCCCGCTGCTCGCCCGCCCGGACGTCGTCGCCGTGGTGGGGCAGGGCCTGGCGCGGGAGGTCCGCCGGCTCCGGCGGGGGCCGGTGCGCGTCGTGCCCAACATCGTCCCGGCCCCGACCGAGCCGGCGCCCCGGCGCGACCCCGACCTGCCGCTGAGCGGGCGTGGTGCGCTCGAGCTCGTGGCCGTCGGGGGGCTCATCCCGCGCAAGGACCCGGTGCGGGCCGTCCTCGCCGCGGCCGAGCTGCGCCGGCGCGGGGTGGAGGCACGGCTCACCTGGGTCGGGGAGGGCGTCCTGCGGGACGAGGTCGAGCGCGAGGCGCGGGCGCACGCGGTGCCGCTCCGACTGACCGGGTCGCTGCCGCCGGGAGAGGTGCAGGCGGCGCTGGAGGGTGCCGACCTGCTCCTGCTGCCCACGCGGGCCGAGACCTTCTGCCTCGCGGCGGCGGAGGCGCTGGCGTCCGGCCGCCCGGTCGTCGTGGGCGACGTCGAGGGGCCACGCGACTTCGTCGCGCCCCCGACGGGTGCGCTCGTGCCGCCCGGCGCGCCCGCCGGGGACTGGGCGGACGCGGTCGAGCGGGTCTGGGCGGCCGCCGCCGCGCTCGCCGCCGACGACGTGGCGCGGCCGCTGCGCGAGCGCTTCGGCGCCGAGGCCTACGCCGACCGGGTCGACGAGGTGTATGCCCTCGCCACCACCCGCGCTGCCCGCACCGATCGCGCCAGTCGCACCGACCGCGCCGCTCGCACCGACCGCGGTGGCAAGGTGCTGCCCCGGCGACACGGAGCCACCGCGGTGGCTGTGGGGGAGAAGGGCGGTGCTGACCCGGAGGTCGACGTCGTCATCGCCGTGCACAGCACGGAGCGCGACGTCGGACGCGCCGTGCGCTCGGTGCTCGACGGCTCGCCGGACCTGGCCGTGCGGGTGAGCGTCGTCGCGCACAACCTGCCTGCCGGCACGGTCCGGGAGCAGCTCGGGGACCAGGCGGACGACCCTCGCGTCCGCGTGCTGGAGGTGCGCGACGGCATACCGAGCCCGAGCGGGCCGTTCAACGCCGGGATCGACGCGGCCACCGCCCCGTGGGTCGCGATCATGGGCTCCGACGACGCGCTGGCCCCCGGCGCGCTGGCCGGCTGGCTGGACGCCGCCGACGGCGCCGCCCCGGACGAGCCCGTCGTCGTGCTGCCGCGGCTGGAGCTGTCCGGGCGCCGCGTGCCGACGCCCCCGAGCAGGGTGGGCCCTTCCGCGCGCCGCGGCGCGTCCCGGGCGCAGGACCTGGTGCGAGACCGGCTCAGCTACCGCTCCGCACCGCTCGGCCTCATCTCCAGGGGCGCGCTCAGCCTGCCCGGCACGCGGCTGCACCCCGGGGCCAGGGTGGGGGAGGACCTGCCGATGATGACCGCGCTGTATGCCCAGGCCCGCGTGATCCTCGCGACCGGCGCCCCGGCATACCTCATCCACGAGGACGCGCCCGACCGGATCACCGGCCGGCCGCGGCCGATCAGCGAGCAGCTGGAGACGGCGGACGTCCTCTGGGACCTGCCGTGGATGTCGCGGCTCACCGAGCAGGAGCGGCGCGCGGTGGGCACGAAGGTGCTGCGGATCCAGGTCTTCGGCGCGATCCTCGGGCGGCCGGACCCGTGGTGGTGGACGGCGCAGGAGCGGGCCGAGATGGCCCGGGTGACCCGCCGCGTGCTCGTGGCCGCGCCGGGGTGTGCGGCCCCGCTCAGCCTCGCCGACCGCGACCTGCTCGCCGCCGCGCTCGACCCCGGCGTCCCCGCGCCTCGCCTGGTCGAGCTCGCCCGCGCCCGCCGGCGCCACGGCACCCCCCGCACCCTGCTGCCCTCGTCGTGGCGGCACGCCCTGGACCCCGAGGCGCCGCTGCGCTTCATGCCCGCCTCCCTCCGCGCCTCCCGGCGACCCCGCCCCTGA
- a CDS encoding nucleotidyltransferase family protein, giving the protein MSMTHTRDGAAALARLRRALADGSLADLAERHGLALMVLFGSAADPRETSPGDLDLAVAWKSGTGTGDVVGVTSDLLALLGDGVDVLDLDRGSPVVRQRALTCGEVLLEREAGAFATRQMMAIRDHVDTAHLRRRQLELLTEPRP; this is encoded by the coding sequence ATGTCGATGACGCACACGCGCGACGGAGCGGCGGCCCTCGCGCGCCTCCGTCGGGCGCTGGCCGACGGCTCCCTCGCCGACCTCGCCGAGAGGCACGGGCTCGCCCTCATGGTGCTGTTCGGCAGCGCCGCGGACCCCCGTGAGACATCGCCCGGTGACCTGGATCTCGCGGTGGCGTGGAAGAGCGGGACCGGGACCGGCGATGTCGTCGGCGTGACGAGCGACCTGCTCGCTCTCCTGGGCGACGGGGTCGACGTCCTCGATCTGGACCGCGGCAGCCCGGTCGTCCGCCAACGGGCCCTCACCTGCGGAGAGGTGCTCCTGGAGCGCGAAGCGGGCGCCTTCGCGACCCGTCAGATGATGGCCATCCGGGACCACGTCGACACGGCGCACCTGCGTCGCCGGCAGCTCGAGCTCCTCACGGAGCCGCGCCCATGA
- the hepT gene encoding type VII toxin-antitoxin system HepT family RNase toxin produces MTPCDLDADVVLARLAHLDELMRILTDMGRPTLAGDPVARLATERILSQSVEIVVDICSHVMATQSGRAPATYREAVEGAASVGVIPPETAADLGRAVGMRNILVHEYLAVDVTLVERAAADAPELLGDFGRTVAGWLEARR; encoded by the coding sequence ATGACTCCCTGTGATCTCGACGCCGACGTCGTCCTCGCGCGGCTCGCGCACCTGGACGAGCTGATGCGCATCCTCACCGACATGGGTCGTCCCACGCTGGCGGGGGACCCGGTGGCCCGGCTGGCCACCGAGCGAATCCTGAGCCAGTCGGTCGAGATCGTGGTGGACATCTGCAGCCACGTCATGGCCACGCAGTCCGGCCGGGCTCCGGCGACCTATCGGGAGGCGGTCGAGGGAGCGGCCTCCGTCGGTGTCATCCCGCCGGAGACCGCGGCCGACCTCGGCCGTGCCGTCGGGATGCGCAACATCCTGGTCCACGAGTACCTCGCGGTCGACGTCACTCTCGTCGAACGGGCGGCGGCCGATGCGCCGGAGCTGCTGGGTGACTTCGGCCGCACCGTCGCAGGGTGGCTGGAGGCTCGCAGGTGA
- the wecB gene encoding non-hydrolyzing UDP-N-acetylglucosamine 2-epimerase, which yields MKVLSVVGARPQFVKLAPIAAECAARGVEHVIVHTGQHYDPMLSDVFFADLGIPDPDVHLGVGSGGHGAQTGAILAAMDDVLAEHAPDWVLVYGDTNSTLAGALSAVKLHLPVAHLEAGLRSFNRRMPEEHNRVLTDHAADLLLAPTAVAAAHLADEGLAGRTVVVGDVMIDVLHRVRDELVNIEAVLDDLGMPAGGFSVATIHRAENTDDPQRLAAIVTALQQVDHPVVLLAHPRLRARATEQGLDLDGGALRTRDPLAYPQLVGAVSRARGVITDSGGLQKEAFALRAPCTTVRTETEWVETVELGWNVLVEPGPALREAASRPAPGPTDAAPYGDGHAAAAVLDALADAARR from the coding sequence GTGAAGGTCCTGTCCGTCGTCGGCGCCCGCCCGCAGTTCGTCAAGCTCGCACCGATCGCTGCCGAGTGCGCGGCCCGCGGGGTGGAGCACGTCATCGTGCACACCGGTCAGCACTACGACCCGATGCTCTCCGACGTCTTCTTCGCCGACCTCGGCATCCCCGACCCGGACGTCCACCTCGGGGTCGGCTCCGGGGGTCACGGCGCCCAGACCGGCGCGATCCTCGCCGCCATGGACGACGTCCTGGCCGAGCACGCCCCCGACTGGGTGCTCGTCTACGGCGACACCAACTCCACCCTCGCCGGCGCGCTGTCCGCAGTGAAGCTGCACCTGCCGGTCGCGCACCTGGAGGCCGGGCTGCGCTCGTTCAACCGGCGTATGCCCGAGGAGCACAACCGCGTCCTCACCGACCACGCCGCCGACCTGCTGCTGGCGCCGACCGCGGTCGCGGCCGCCCACCTGGCCGACGAAGGGCTCGCCGGGCGCACCGTCGTCGTGGGCGACGTCATGATCGACGTGCTGCACCGGGTCCGGGACGAGCTGGTCAATATCGAGGCGGTCCTGGACGACCTCGGTATGCCCGCGGGCGGCTTCTCCGTCGCGACGATCCACCGGGCGGAGAACACCGACGACCCGCAGCGCCTGGCCGCGATCGTCACCGCGCTGCAGCAGGTCGACCACCCGGTCGTCCTGCTCGCCCACCCGCGGCTGCGCGCCCGGGCCACCGAGCAGGGGCTGGACCTCGACGGCGGTGCGCTGCGCACCCGCGACCCCCTGGCATACCCGCAGCTGGTGGGCGCGGTCAGCCGGGCGCGCGGGGTCATCACCGACTCCGGCGGGCTGCAGAAGGAGGCCTTCGCGCTGCGGGCGCCGTGCACCACGGTGCGCACCGAGACCGAGTGGGTGGAGACGGTCGAGCTGGGGTGGAACGTCCTCGTCGAGCCCGGTCCGGCGCTGCGCGAGGCGGCGTCCCGTCCCGCGCCCGGGCCCACGGACGCGGCGCCCTACGGCGACGGCCACGCGGCCGCGGCGGTGCTGGACGCCCTGGCCGACGCCGCGAGGCGCTAG
- a CDS encoding glycosyltransferase family 1 protein, translating to MAVPADPRPRLLIMAWSTLRSDARVLRQIRLFSSRYAVTTLGYGEAPDGVVEHLRLPDEVVHWHKDRRLLVLRRFEAAYRSAPVTLEAAELLAGQRRFVVVLADDIDTLPLALDLAPTGGVHADLHEYHPRQNEESRRWRTFVAPYYRWLVRRYGPLADSVTTVGEGIAREYRLRFGLRAGVVVNAPQFVDLDPRPVEGGAPLRLVHSGNAQRHRLDVILEAMELVTRPMTLDLYLMPNDPAYLEQLRERYAGSASVQIHPPVAPHELPATLNAHDVGVYVLPPVSFNHLWALPNKIFDFVQGRLALVVGPSPEMSALVRRHGLGLVSADFTAQALAATLDSLDAEQVAGFKAAADEAAHELSAEQQVRGWERAVDTLAARVNG from the coding sequence GTGGCCGTGCCGGCTGACCCGCGGCCCCGGCTGCTCATCATGGCCTGGAGCACGCTGCGGTCGGACGCTCGCGTGCTGCGGCAGATCCGGCTGTTCTCCTCGCGCTACGCCGTGACCACGCTCGGCTACGGCGAGGCCCCCGACGGCGTCGTGGAGCACCTGCGCCTGCCCGACGAGGTCGTCCACTGGCACAAGGACCGCCGGCTGCTCGTGCTGCGCCGGTTCGAGGCGGCATACCGCAGCGCGCCGGTGACGCTGGAGGCGGCCGAGCTGCTCGCGGGGCAGCGGCGCTTCGTCGTCGTCCTCGCCGACGACATCGACACCCTGCCGCTCGCCCTCGACCTCGCGCCGACCGGCGGCGTGCACGCCGACCTGCACGAGTACCACCCCCGGCAGAACGAGGAGTCGCGGCGCTGGCGCACCTTCGTCGCGCCCTACTACCGCTGGCTGGTGCGGCGCTACGGGCCGCTCGCCGACTCGGTGACGACGGTGGGGGAGGGCATCGCGCGGGAGTACCGGCTGCGCTTCGGGCTGCGCGCCGGGGTCGTGGTCAACGCCCCGCAGTTCGTCGACCTCGACCCACGTCCGGTCGAGGGGGGTGCACCGCTGCGCCTGGTGCACTCCGGCAACGCCCAGCGGCACCGCCTCGACGTCATCCTCGAGGCGATGGAGCTCGTCACCCGGCCGATGACCCTCGACCTCTACCTCATGCCGAACGACCCGGCCTACCTCGAGCAGCTGCGGGAGCGGTATGCCGGGTCGGCCTCGGTGCAGATACACCCCCCGGTCGCGCCGCACGAGCTGCCGGCGACGCTCAACGCGCACGACGTCGGGGTCTACGTGCTCCCGCCGGTGTCCTTCAACCACCTGTGGGCGCTGCCCAACAAGATCTTCGACTTCGTCCAGGGGCGGCTCGCGCTCGTCGTCGGGCCGAGCCCGGAGATGTCGGCCCTCGTGAGGCGGCACGGTCTGGGGCTCGTGAGCGCGGACTTCACCGCCCAGGCACTGGCCGCGACCCTGGACTCGCTCGACGCGGAGCAGGTGGCGGGCTTCAAGGCCGCCGCCGACGAGGCCGCCCACGAGCTGTCCGCCGAGCAGCAGGTGCGCGGCTGGGAGCGGGCGGTCGACACGCTCGCGGCGCGGGTCAACGGCTGA